Proteins encoded within one genomic window of Triticum aestivum cultivar Chinese Spring chromosome 2D, IWGSC CS RefSeq v2.1, whole genome shotgun sequence:
- the LOC123050236 gene encoding uncharacterized protein produces MTLLATVGQPHPPSKVISRREHSNRGHQLIREPTGQFKFQCNGCLEEVRGCDRDTCKRCDFDLHQACNLQEGTTLEHGLLPESRFVLRLEAPPSKQRCSACGTHTQGTHYHCEGTGHYLHPCCAMLPMEIKLSDELRFELREEVSHCCTKCKKGGGVRDYWFYRSTSKKVYLHVGCAREVLLPSSSSTTDKETALRKHGSGKAGRNPDPFFEIVKALASIIIAVLTGNPVALIPALIDLGSNVIKSLKNR; encoded by the coding sequence ATGACTCTTCTCGCCACGGTTGGTCAGCCTCATCCTCCGTCGAAGGTGATCTCCCGCCGCGAGCACTCCAACCGGGGGCACCAGCTGATCCGGGAGCCGACGGGCCAGTTCAAGTTCCAGTGCAACGGCTGCCTCGAGGAAGTCAGGGGGTGCGACAGGGACACGTGCAAGCGCTGCGACTTCGACCTCCACCAGGCCTGCAACCTCCAAGAAGGGACCACGCTGGAGCACGGGCTGCTGCCCGAGAGCAGGTTCGTGCTCCGCCTCGAGGCCCCCCCTTCCAAGCAGCGATGCAGCGCCTGCGGCACCCACACGCAGGGCACCCACTACCACTGCGAAGGGACGGGCCATTACCTCCACCCGTGCTGCGCGATGCTGCCTATGGAGATCAAGCTGAGTGATGAGCTCAGGTTCGAGCTCCGCGAGGAGGTGTCTCACTGCTGCACCAAGTGCAAGAAAGGAGGCGGCGTCAGGGACTACTGGTTCTACCGCTCCACCTCCAAGAAAGTGTACCTGCATGTCGGCTGCGCGAGAGAGGTTCTTCTGCCGAGCTCAAGTAGTACTACCGACAAGGAGACTGCGTTACGGAAGCACGGGTCGGGGAAGGCCGGGAGGAACCCCGACCCCTTCTTCGAGATCGTTAAGGCCCTGGCGAGCATCATCATCGCCGTACTCACTGGAAATCCGGTGGCGTTAATTCCTGCACTGATCGATCTGGGCTCCAACGTCATCAAATCGTTGAAAAACAGGTAG